The Pan paniscus chromosome 3, NHGRI_mPanPan1-v2.0_pri, whole genome shotgun sequence genome includes a window with the following:
- the FGF5 gene encoding fibroblast growth factor 5 isoform X6 codes for MSLSFLLFLFFSHLILSAWAHGEKRLAPKGQPGPAATDRNPRGSSSRQSSSSAMSSSSASSSPAASLGSQGSGLEQSSFQWSPSGRRTGSLYCRVGIGFHLQIYPDGKVNGSHEANMLSQVHR; via the coding sequence ATGAGCttgtccttcctcctcttcctcttcttcagcCACCTGATCCTCAGCGCCTGGGCTCACGGGGAGAAGCGTCTCGCCCCCAAAGGGCAACCCGGACCCGCTGCCACTGATAGGAACCCTAGAGGCTCCAGCAGCAGACAGAGCAGCAGTAGCGCTATGtcttcctcttctgcctcctcctcccccgcAGCTTCTCTGGGCAGCCAAGGAAGTGGCTTGGAGCAGAGCAGTTTCCAGTGGAGCCCCTCGGGGCGTCGGACCGGCAGCCTCTACTGCAGAGTGGGCATCGGTTTCCATCTGCAGATCTACCCGGACGGCAAAGTCAATGGATCCCACGAAGCCAATATGTTAA